The following proteins are encoded in a genomic region of Clostridium kluyveri:
- a CDS encoding NAD(P)/FAD-dependent oxidoreductase, which yields MKEKYDVVIIGAGPAGIFAALEITKLNKNLSVLIIDKGRSIEKRKCPARVNGKCINCSPCGITSGWSGAGAFSDGKLSLSPEVGGRLLEYFSEDECMELIKYCDDIYLNFGANKTVYGLNNEKIDKIKYEASKYNIRLIECPVRHLGTELAYEVLKKMYHYILKDTNTEFSELTEVEDILVEDDAAAGVLVKNKQGQKKISAKYVIVAPGRGGAEWFSIQSKKLNLKTKNNAVDIGVRVEVPNSIMDHLTKDLYEAKLVYYSDTFDNKVRTFCMNPGGVVSEEHYDGTIAVVNGHSYSEKELRTENTNFAMLVSTSFTEPFDQPITYGKYIAKLGNMLTGDGIMVQRLGDLLNGRRTDYSRIKKSTTIPTLKSAVPGDLSFVLPQRCLTSIVEALKAFNNIAPGLYSKNTLLYGVEVKFYSSKFETNDKFETAIRNLYAIGDGAGITRGLMQASVTGVVVARDIAHK from the coding sequence TTGAAGGAAAAATATGATGTTGTGATAATTGGAGCAGGTCCTGCTGGAATATTTGCTGCACTGGAAATCACAAAGCTAAATAAGAACTTAAGCGTACTTATAATTGATAAAGGTAGAAGTATAGAAAAAAGAAAATGTCCTGCAAGAGTAAATGGAAAATGTATAAATTGTAGTCCTTGTGGTATTACTTCCGGCTGGTCAGGAGCGGGAGCTTTTTCGGATGGAAAACTTTCTTTAAGCCCGGAAGTGGGAGGAAGATTATTAGAGTATTTTTCAGAAGATGAGTGCATGGAATTAATAAAATATTGTGATGATATATATTTGAATTTTGGTGCTAATAAAACTGTGTATGGATTAAACAATGAAAAAATAGATAAAATAAAATACGAAGCAAGTAAATATAATATTCGTCTTATAGAATGTCCTGTAAGACATTTAGGAACGGAATTAGCTTATGAGGTATTGAAGAAAATGTATCATTATATTTTAAAGGATACAAATACAGAATTTAGTGAACTTACAGAAGTAGAAGATATATTAGTAGAAGATGATGCAGCTGCAGGAGTTCTGGTTAAAAATAAACAGGGACAAAAAAAGATTTCAGCAAAATATGTAATAGTTGCACCAGGCAGGGGTGGAGCGGAATGGTTTTCAATTCAATCTAAAAAGTTAAATTTAAAAACTAAAAATAATGCTGTGGATATAGGCGTAAGAGTAGAGGTACCTAATTCTATAATGGATCATTTAACTAAAGATTTATATGAGGCAAAACTTGTTTACTATTCGGATACTTTCGATAATAAAGTCAGAACTTTTTGTATGAATCCAGGAGGAGTTGTATCTGAAGAACATTATGATGGAACTATAGCAGTTGTAAATGGGCACAGCTACTCGGAAAAGGAACTGAGAACTGAAAATACGAATTTTGCCATGCTTGTTTCTACTTCTTTTACAGAACCTTTCGACCAACCTATAACTTATGGTAAGTATATTGCAAAGCTTGGTAATATGCTAACTGGGGATGGTATAATGGTTCAAAGATTGGGAGATTTATTAAATGGTAGAAGAACTGATTATTCAAGAATTAAAAAATCTACTACTATACCAACTCTTAAATCAGCAGTACCAGGGGATTTAAGTTTTGTATTGCCTCAGAGGTGTTTAACTTCTATAGTTGAAGCATTAAAGGCTTTTAATAATATTGCACCGGGGCTTTACAGTAAAAATACATTACTTTATGGTGTGGAAGTTAAGTTTTATTCAAGTAAATTTGAAACTAATGATAAATTTGAAACAGCTATAAGAAATTTATATGCTATAGGAGATGGGGCTGGTATTACAAGAGGTCTTATGCAGGCTTCTGTAACTGGTGTAGTAGTTGCAAGAGATATAGCACATAAATAG
- a CDS encoding metal-sensing transcriptional repressor — protein MPEEKKHKHENTKIVINRLSRAIGHLESVKKMVQDERDCSEILIQVAAVKSAVNNIGKLILQDHLNHCITEAINTGDKSELEKFSDAIGKFMK, from the coding sequence ATTCCAGAAGAAAAAAAACATAAACACGAAAATACCAAAATAGTTATAAATCGTTTATCACGTGCCATAGGACATCTCGAATCAGTAAAAAAAATGGTACAGGATGAACGGGACTGCAGTGAAATATTAATTCAGGTGGCAGCTGTAAAATCTGCAGTTAACAATATTGGCAAACTCATTTTACAAGATCACTTAAACCACTGCATTACAGAGGCAATAAATACCGGTGATAAATCTGAACTTGAAAAATTTTCTGATGCTATCGGAAAATTCATGAAATGA
- a CDS encoding adenylosuccinate synthase, translated as MSAFIVLGSQWGDEGKGKMTDYLAKDVDVVVRFQGGNNAGHTVRVGDKEYKLHIIPSGILYKDKVNVIGNGVVLDPEALFQEIDYLEKAGVDIQPDNLMISDRAQLIMPYHKILDGIKERSRGKKDIGTTGKGIGPCYTDKMERSGIRVCDLINQDVFKENLKENLKIKNDIITKVYGENALDFDSIYDQYIEYRKKLAPYVKDISVEVYNSIKSNKKVLFEGAQGTLLDIDYGTYPYVTSSSTIAGGVCIGAGIGPTLITGAIGVAKAYTTRVGKGPFPTELFDDTGGWIRKSGREYGVTTGRARRCGWLDLVILKTSSRVSGLTNFAITKIDTLGGLEKVKVCTGYKFNGKIIDYVPASLQDLAKCEPVYEEFDGWDKDIENAKTYDELPENAKIYLNKIEEFTNTKISIVSVGPGREQTINLNNM; from the coding sequence ATGTCAGCATTTATTGTTTTAGGTTCCCAATGGGGCGACGAAGGAAAGGGTAAAATGACCGATTATCTTGCAAAAGATGTAGATGTAGTTGTCAGATTCCAAGGTGGTAATAATGCAGGTCACACAGTTAGGGTAGGGGATAAGGAATATAAACTTCATATTATACCCTCTGGGATACTTTATAAAGATAAAGTAAATGTAATAGGAAATGGAGTAGTGCTTGACCCAGAAGCATTATTTCAGGAAATAGATTATTTGGAAAAAGCGGGGGTAGATATTCAGCCTGACAATTTGATGATAAGTGACAGAGCTCAGCTTATTATGCCTTATCATAAGATATTGGATGGGATAAAAGAAAGATCCAGAGGGAAAAAAGATATAGGTACCACTGGAAAGGGAATTGGCCCTTGTTATACAGATAAAATGGAGAGAAGTGGTATAAGGGTTTGTGATCTTATAAACCAGGATGTTTTTAAAGAAAATTTAAAAGAAAATCTAAAGATTAAAAATGATATAATAACAAAAGTTTACGGGGAAAATGCTTTGGATTTTGATTCAATATATGATCAATATATTGAATATAGAAAGAAATTGGCACCTTATGTTAAGGATATCTCTGTAGAGGTGTATAATAGCATTAAGAGTAACAAAAAGGTATTATTTGAAGGGGCTCAAGGTACTTTATTGGATATAGATTATGGAACTTATCCCTATGTTACTTCCTCAAGTACCATTGCAGGGGGAGTATGTATAGGTGCAGGAATAGGACCCACACTTATAACAGGTGCCATAGGTGTTGCAAAAGCCTATACCACAAGAGTAGGAAAAGGACCTTTCCCAACAGAACTTTTTGATGATACTGGAGGTTGGATCAGAAAAAGTGGACGTGAATATGGAGTTACTACAGGAAGAGCTAGAAGATGCGGATGGCTGGACCTTGTGATACTTAAAACCAGCAGTAGAGTTTCAGGACTTACTAATTTTGCTATTACTAAAATAGATACTTTAGGGGGACTTGAAAAGGTAAAGGTATGTACAGGATATAAATTTAATGGAAAAATTATAGATTATGTACCCGCTAGTTTGCAGGATTTAGCCAAGTGTGAGCCTGTATATGAAGAATTTGATGGATGGGATAAAGATATTGAAAATGCTAAGACATATGATGAACTTCCGGAAAATGCTAAAATATATTTAAATAAAATAGAAGAGTTTACTAATACTAAAATATCTATAGTTTCTGTAGGACCAGGAAGAGAGCAAACAATAAATTTGAATAATATGTAA
- a CDS encoding M18 family aminopeptidase, which translates to MKNYEIEEAKELINYIYESPTAFHAVKNAVNLLKRSGFIEIKEENSWNLKKGEKYFITKNDSALIAFTVGNGEIEKDGFRIIGAHTDSPCFKIKPNADINVENNYIKINTEVYGGPILNTWMDRPLAMAGRIVLKSKDPFYPHTELINIAEPLMIIPNLAIHMNRDVNSGIKLSKQKHMLPLLTLVNNNSKNKHCLIEIICEELSIAKEDILDFDLFLYEFGKGTIMGANREFISSGRLDDLSMVYSGIKSISDTKVKNNTNVMVCFDNEEVGSTTKQGANSPMLLSLLERIAFNLGKNKDQFYRSISKSFMISCDLGHALHPNYIEKSDPANRPIINKGPIIKISASQSYTTDGVSGAIYKSICDRANIPVQIFVNHSDERGGSTIGPISSSHINMTCVDMGIPILSMHSIRELAGVKDYVYAMNSFKTFYNF; encoded by the coding sequence ATGAAGAATTACGAAATTGAAGAAGCAAAAGAGCTTATAAATTATATCTATGAAAGCCCTACAGCGTTTCATGCAGTGAAAAATGCTGTAAACTTACTTAAAAGATCAGGATTTATTGAAATTAAAGAGGAGAATTCATGGAATTTAAAAAAAGGCGAAAAATATTTTATAACCAAAAATGATTCTGCACTTATTGCTTTTACAGTGGGAAATGGAGAAATAGAGAAAGATGGATTTAGGATAATAGGAGCTCATACTGACTCTCCTTGCTTTAAAATAAAACCCAATGCAGATATAAATGTAGAAAATAACTATATAAAAATAAACACAGAAGTATATGGCGGCCCTATATTAAATACATGGATGGATAGACCCCTTGCCATGGCAGGTAGGATTGTATTAAAAAGCAAAGATCCTTTTTATCCACACACAGAGTTAATAAATATAGCTGAACCCCTTATGATAATACCAAATCTAGCCATACACATGAATAGGGATGTGAACTCAGGTATTAAATTGAGTAAACAAAAACATATGCTTCCTCTTTTGACCCTTGTAAATAACAATTCTAAAAATAAACATTGTCTCATTGAAATTATATGCGAAGAATTATCTATAGCTAAAGAAGATATTCTGGATTTTGACTTGTTTTTGTACGAATTTGGCAAAGGAACTATAATGGGAGCTAATAGAGAATTTATATCTTCTGGTAGATTGGACGATTTGAGTATGGTATATTCAGGCATAAAATCCATTTCAGATACTAAAGTTAAAAACAATACAAATGTAATGGTATGCTTTGACAACGAAGAAGTTGGGAGTACCACAAAGCAAGGCGCAAATTCTCCTATGTTGTTATCTTTATTGGAAAGGATAGCCTTTAACTTAGGTAAAAATAAAGATCAATTCTATAGATCCATATCAAAATCCTTTATGATATCCTGTGATCTTGGGCACGCACTCCATCCAAACTATATAGAAAAATCAGATCCTGCAAATAGACCTATTATAAATAAAGGACCCATTATAAAAATAAGTGCCAGCCAAAGTTATACTACCGACGGTGTATCTGGTGCTATATATAAAAGCATATGTGACAGGGCTAACATTCCAGTGCAAATATTTGTGAACCATTCAGACGAAAGAGGAGGTTCAACTATAGGACCTATTTCCTCCAGCCACATTAATATGACATGTGTAGACATGGGAATTCCTATATTATCTATGCATTCTATAAGAGAATTGGCAGGTGTAAAGGATTATGTATATGCAATGAATTCCTTCAAAACATTTTATAATTTTTAA